One Aegilops tauschii subsp. strangulata cultivar AL8/78 chromosome 2, Aet v6.0, whole genome shotgun sequence genomic window, TTTTCATTACATATGAAGTTAGGCAAGCAGCCTTTTCCACACATATGATCTCTGTGGCATCTTTCATGGCAAAAATCTCAGAAAACCCACGTGTTACGTCTGCAAGCTGTACAGATCCACCAGATAACTTTTCTGCCTATGTTTCAAGGAGCTTAATTACCCTCAGGTGCCTCTTTTGCAATGTGACCAACAACTTAAGTGTCAGATTTCGATTGAGCACAAACAGCACGCAGTATTATCATCCATCAGGTCAATGCCATCCCCATTCTTGCTTTTCACATGCAAGACAATATCAGAACCAACAGCCTCACTTGCAGCAGCATCCTTGATGGTTCCAATAAGATTTGCTTTCTTCTCGCTGCATAAGAAATGTATCTGCTTCTGCATGAAGACAATTATCGTTTCTGGAAATTCATCATATCCAAGTAACCAAACATCCAGAGCTGTGGATTTCAAATGACGGAGATCCTCAGAAGGAGGGGGAGTCGCAATTGCAATGGCATCGGAAGAAGCCCAAAGATGAGACTTATTTTCGTTCCAATGGTCATAAAACACCTTAAGCCGCTTACTGAAGGTCTCTAGATTGGTTGTATAGGCTGCTCCTGAGCCTAATTTTGCTTTACCATTATCTGCCATCTTTACCACGAAGCCAACTGCAGGGAAATTGATGATAATTAGCTAGTTCAATCGTCTGAGGAATACCAGTTTACAGGATCTGGTATGCATGTAGCTAAAACTTTTTATAAGCTAGCTAGTAGTAAAATGAGAATCAACGGCGTCAAAGTCATAGTACTGACAAAACGTGGGACATTTACGTACGTGGTCTAGAGCCTTATACAAATGCTTTTGCTTAGATATTGTGATTTGTTTTCATGACTTGTGTTCTCGATTGATGACAGGACACAACAAACAGGGAGCCACGGAGATGATGAGCAGGACGATGTAGGccagaagatgatgatggttgAACCTTTGTATGCAGCCTGCCAGGGAAGCGATACCAAATCATCGACCTTGACCTGCTTTGCAATCGAGGTGACCATTCTTACCAGTAGGTACTTGTTGTTATGCATGAACCTAGCGTGCAATTTCGATGTGATATACTGGAGTACAAATTTgtggagggagagagagggaaaaAAAACCCAATGTGAAGATGATAAACTTTTTGGAGTGGAGAAATGCTTGCTGGATGCTAGAGATGGAGATGAACACCATAGTCTGTTGTGAACTGCTTGGTGTGTCAGCTTGTTTTTCTGATTCATTTTGTCTGCATATATCTAATGGCGATGCCGACACAAGGACCAAGAGCTGACATGAAGGCTAGCGGTGATGACGATCAGCTCCATCAGTGTACGTACAATGTAGATAGCTCTATTACATTCACAGGTGCAATGAAAAGAAAGGGATGGGGAAAATAAAGACTGATGAATGAATACAATTTTTGTTTTGCGGGAAGATTCAATGTATTACTCAAATCACACTCATGAGAGTGCAGCATattacatactccctccgttcctaaatgtaagtctttgtagagattccactataaaccacatacggatgtatatagatgcattttaagtgtagattcattcattttgctccgtatgtaatctacctactggaatctctacaaagacttatatttaggaacggagggagtatattattTCAGTTCTGAAAGAAAACTCTATATATATTGGTAAATAGCGACAAGAAGAAATAAAAGACACCGCTGCTGCTTGTACGCTACTTCTTTGATGTGTAAGAAAAGGTTCACACTCCATAATAAATCTAATCTTCTTGGAGTGAGCAGCAGCTCTCAAGCTTGATCGGTTTGAAGCAAAAGTCTGTATATCCTCCACGGATCACTGGAATAAACATGGTCGAAGGGTCCCCGTTAAACATATTATTTGCAAATATGGGTATTGTAGTATTAGAACTTGTGCCTGCCTCCGAATATCCCTGCTTCACAATAAGACGGAAACTATTTACAACTGTTGTGTTAGAATTAAATTGCTCGGAATATGTTCAAGAATTTCAATATTTGTTCCCTtctattaaaaaaatgtttgcaattTAAAAACCAATTATCGATTACCATTTTTAGTTTagaattttaatttttttttacattttttaacaaattcagaaaatattagtgaatttcaaaaaatgttcccacTTTTAAAATTGGTTCACAAAttcgaaaaatgttcatgttttcaaagAAATCGAAAACGAAAAAATGTTTGACAATTGCAGAAATTTTCCCACTTTAAAAATTTGTTCACAGTCCAAAAAATGTTAatgttttcaaaatttgttcgaAAACTAAATTTTTTTTGGGGATTTAACAAATGTTCCCACttttaaaatttgttcacaaattcgaTTTATTTTCATGTTTTCAAGATTTAGAATTTTAAGTGGGGAATTATAGAAAATGTTTGCATTTTGAAGTTTTGTTCGCAAATTCAGAAAATGTCCgtgaattttaaaaatattccTGCTTTCCATTGTTCATTACAAATTCAATAATTGTCCATATTTTCAAAATTTGTCTGCTAGTTAAAacaatgttcacattttgaaaatgttcataaatttgaaaaattTAGGGCTGTCAATTTTTGTTCCTGATTTtcataatttagaaaatgttcatgtttgtaaatttgtTTATTTTTTGAAAAAATCTTTGAGTTCCCAAAAAATGTTATGTTTTCGCAAAATGTAAGAGTTTTGTTTTTTTTCAGAAATCTCAAAAATAAAGTCAcatttgaaattttgaaaaaagttcatataAACTGGGCTGCCATTTTGGGTACCAAATATTTAGAAATTACTGTGGCTAGCGATGTTGATCACGCGCAGTAGGTCTTCGATTCAAGTCCTCGCACAAACTTTAGTTTTTGGGAATTTTAGGGAATTGTTGTTTCGGTTTTGCCGCTGTCGTTTGTTTCTTTATATATGGCGCTGCAAATCTAGCATGAGTGTTTGTTAGGCGCAACGGCTAGCTCAGCACATGGATTTTGTTTTTGCATGGCGCAACACGTGACTTGCTAAGGTGGGGTCGTGGGAGCAAATCACAGCGAGCACGGTCCTATCTTTGCCTTTTTCAACTCTCGAAGACTCGAACGTGATGCCTCCGCCTGCCACTGCAAATGGACCGGCCTCGGTGCGAAACGCCGACCTTTTGCCGCAACGAGCGGCATATAGGAGGTCCCCGAAATGAGATGCAAGTAACTGACTGGTGGGCCTCCGagaaaactgtgtgggatctcgGCCCAACGAAACAAGGAAGCCATGTGTATAATGGCCATCAGTCCAGAGTCATCCGGCCACTCTCTCCTTgcctcaaaaaagaaaaagaaaaacaaatagCAGACCACTCTTCCGCTTCACTCGCCACCCCCAAACCCTCGCCGCCTCGTCGTCCGGCGACCATGGCCGGCCGGCCGCCGTTCACCAACGTGGACTCCGCGACGGAGGCCGATCTGCGGCGCAGGGGCCTCGACCCGCACGAGGTGGACCGATCCACGGAGCAGCGGCTCACCCACATCTGCACCGATCTCGTCCCCGCCCTGCCGGCCTCCGACCCCCGGCGGCACACGCCCCTGCACAAGATTCTCTCCCGCCGCGCCGTCACGGACCCCGCGCGCAACCCCGCCCTCCCCGCGCCCGACGGCGTCGACCGCCTCAGCCTCCTCCGCGACGCGCTCCTGCGCGAAATCCTCTGCCGCCTCCCCGTCAAGGACGGCGCGCGCACCTCCGTCCTCGCCTCGCGCTGGCGCCGCGTCTGGCTCTCCACGCCCCAAGTCCTGGCCGACGCCCACCTCCGCCCCAAAGGCTGCGGCTTGCCCCCCACGCCCGCCGACTCGCCGGCCATCGTCGCCGCCTTCTCCAGCATCCTCGAAGCGCACACGGGCGCCATCCCCACCGTCCACCTCACCTGCACCCACACGAACGCGTACCAGGCCCAGCTCGCGCGCTGGCTCCACCTCCTCGCCACCAAGGGCGTCCAGGAGCTCGTCCTCGTCAACCGCCCGTGGCCGCTCGACGTGCCCCTCCCGCCCGCGCTCTTCAGCATCACCACCCTCGCTTGCCTCTACATCGGCCTCTGGAAGTTCCCGGACGTGGCCAGGTTACCGCCCGGCACCTCCTTCCCCCATCTCCGTGAGCTCGGCATCTGCAGCGTCGTCATGGAGGACGGGGACATCGACTTTGTCGTCGCCAAGAGCCCCATCCTGGAGACCCTCAACATCCATGGATGCAACAAGGGGCTGCGCCTTCGCCTCGTCAGCCAGAGCCTCCGGTGCGTCCAAATTTGCAGCTCTGTTCTGGAGGACATTGCCGTGGTGAAGGCACCTCGCCTCGAGCGGCTCATCCTGGAGGGCCTTCGGAGCAACGCCGGTGGCTTGTGCACCAGAGTCAGGATTGGCGATGCTCCCAAGCTGCACGCATTAGGAATCTTGGAGCCAGGGAACACCATGCTAGAGATCCGAGACACCATCGTTATGGTACATGCTTCTCCTGTCTGCAGTCTAACAGTTTGTTCAGTTAGCAAAATGTCCAGCTGATGGAGGTCCATGACTAAATGTGTGACTTTTGTTTTTTGTTCAATTGGGTTCATTCCAGGCCGGGATGAAGGCAAGCTCAAGCACCATGGCCACCAGCGTCAAGGTCCTGAGTCTGAATGTGCGTTTCGCAAACCACACGGATGCCAAGATGGTTCCCTCCTTCCTCGGCTGCTTTCCCAATTTGGAGGCACTGCACATTATTGTAAGTTCTTTCCATTTCATGTTTTGCGTACATTCATACTGGTTTCCACTAGTATGCCTTATTTGTAGAATGTTTGTAGCAGCAGATTTTGTTCACTGCAGATGGGGTGTTTTCATCTTCTGTTTGATTAATTGCAGATAATGTGCTGTGCAGTTCTCCTGATGTCGATTGCTTTTCTTCTTTAGCTCTTGTTATATAGCGTCTCTCACTGTGGTCATATATCAATATTCATGCTGTCGATGTTGTAAGTGGCAGGCAGTGCTTGTTTCGGACTAAGAAATTTACACATGATAAACCAAACACATTGCCACCTACTGTTTTTTGGAGGTCTGTGTGGTTTATCATATTACTCTAAACCGCGCATATGAGGGAGTTCTCAATGGTTAATTAATAGCAAGGTATTTGTCATGGTTCACACCTGAACTTTGTTTTAAAGAACACATCTCACAAAATATGCACACGGTCCATTGTATATATTTGGTAAACACTGTGCACCTGTTTGGGACCCCATCAATGCAGAATATGTTTGATTTGTTCAGCAACAGCCTTGATTGGTTGGACCATGTTTTAGTTGCGATCGACAATGGTAGCAAGCACATGAATAGTTGAGTGAGATCTCTGGTGATACTAACTAACATGGGGAACTGCATAGTGCATACAAGGTATCAATTTCTGGTCTTTCACGTGTGGGCTACTTGGTAGTTGTTACTTTCTGCTAATTTCACGTATGAAAATATTGATCGTTGATTTGCATAGCTCTGTCTAAGTCAATGATCATAAATGTCAAGCATTCCATTTATTATCAGCCATCAGGTTTTCTCTTCTTACACCCACTAACTTTTGGAAAGCAACCTTCACCTTTAGGGCCTGTATTTCAGCTGTCAAGTTTGCAACTTATATATAATCATCTTGCTCATTCCTGCCTACATTTTTCTGGTGATCTGTGTGATATTACCACAGTGCCGTGTTAGTTCTTTGGTACTAGACCGTATCATGACATGAGTTATGTCTACTTAACTAATTGCACAGTTCTTTTCAGGCTTCCATTTATTCTTAGCCACCAGGTCTTCTCTGCACATACTAAACAGTGACTAGAGTACAAAATGATAATTCTGGGGTTTGCATGTTGATTTCAGTTTGTTATGAAATTTGTTATGAATTCTGGGGTTTGCACATTGCTGCCTACTATTTGTTGGAGGTCCATGTAGCATGCCATAATGCCATATTGATGCTGGTAAATTGTGCACTTGTTAGGAGAGCTAATCTGCAGCTCAAATGTGTAGCCTAACTTCTTAATTTGTTATACATGAAGTGTGATCATGAGGCCACCGTAGTTGCTGTTCTATCTGTACTACTAGGATAGTTGGTACTTTGTCTAGCTTCATTCATGGGAAGCATTGGCATCTCATATCTCTCTCATATATCAGAACCCACATTTAGGTATGCATGCTGTTTGTTTCACGGGACAATAACTGCCGCTTTTCAATTAATATGAAGCGCTGTGTGGTATTAATTTGCACCGTGTTTGTGTGTACCAGCATTATATACTCAGCATGATTCATCATAGCTGAACTGTGAGTGATTTAATTGTTTTTTTTCTTGCAGTCTGAAAAATGTGATCATCAAGCCGGCAGTGCCAGGATGAACCTCAACTTCTGGAAGCAGGCCAAGCCCACTGAAAGCCTCAAGTCGTGTATCAAGGTGTTCTCTTACAGAGAATTCCGAGGGGAGCTTGGGGAGGTTGCCTTCATCAAGTTCTTCTTCCGGAACGCGAGGGCGCTGAGGACTGCGTCCATCTCCATGGCTAACCCGAGCTTCATGACATTCTCGATGGATGAGGCGACTTGTAAAGCAAAGCAAGCTTCTAACAATATGGCCAGTAGGTCCTGCGAAATGGTGCTTCTCGGAAGCACAGGTCCTGAAGGAGGTAGCCCCTGGAGCTTCAAGAGAGGGACGGATTACTCCTTTGAGGACCCTTTCTCAGCGGTGCAGATTCACAACATAGCTTAATATCCGTATCTGCTTCTTTTGGTACCTGACTTTGGTGGTACTTACATTGCAGGCTCTGTTAAATTCGTCGTCCGATGTTTGATGAGAATCAGAAATACTATGGACTGATGATAGCTTGCTTGCCGCTTTCCCATAGTAAATGCTCCTTACAACTTTTTGATTGTGGCAGCATGCTTTAACTGTATTTTGTGGATCATGTCGTCCTGATCGCCATGCAGATCAATTATCATCAGAACTCTATGGTCTTCAGGCATGCATTGTTTTGATTATCATCAGAACTCCGTCTTCCTCACCCTGTCAGAGTCGTCGGTCTGCTGCTGCAAAGAGGGGACATCCCTGCGATCGATCGCATCGAGCAGTTTACCGAGTGGTGACCCTTTGGGAAGCAGCACCAAGCACCGTTCCCACGCGCCATGGATTACCGTGCAGAGGAGCAGCCGAAGCTCACACATGGAGACCTGTACGGACCGATCATCCGGGCCGGCGACATCAGCTAGTAACAAGTACTTCCTCCTCATTGTTGATGACGCGATTGGAAACACGTGGGCTTTTTTTTTCCCATTCAGTCATTCGAGTATAAATAAGACACTTTTCCTTCTGTACAAC contains:
- the LOC109772685 gene encoding F-box/LRR-repeat protein 13-like; translation: MDRPRCETPTFCRNERHIGGPRNEMQVTDWWASEKTVWDLGPTKQGSHVYNGHQSRVIRPLSPCLKKEKEKQIADHSSASLATPKPSPPRRPATMAGRPPFTNVDSATEADLRRRGLDPHEVDRSTEQRLTHICTDLVPALPASDPRRHTPLHKILSRRAVTDPARNPALPAPDGVDRLSLLRDALLREILCRLPVKDGARTSVLASRWRRVWLSTPQVLADAHLRPKGCGLPPTPADSPAIVAAFSSILEAHTGAIPTVHLTCTHTNAYQAQLARWLHLLATKGVQELVLVNRPWPLDVPLPPALFSITTLACLYIGLWKFPDVARLPPGTSFPHLRELGICSVVMEDGDIDFVVAKSPILETLNIHGCNKGLRLRLVSQSLRCVQICSSVLEDIAVVKAPRLERLILEGLRSNAGGLCTRVRIGDAPKLHALGILEPGNTMLEIRDTIVMAGMKASSSTMATSVKVLSLNVRFANHTDAKMVPSFLGCFPNLEALHIISEKCDHQAGSARMNLNFWKQAKPTESLKSCIKVFSYREFRGELGEVAFIKFFFRNARALRTASISMANPSFMTFSMDEATCKAKQASNNMASRSCEMVLLGSTGPEGGSPWSFKRGTDYSFEDPFSAALLNSSSDV